The following are from one region of the Bradyrhizobium sediminis genome:
- a CDS encoding DUF1036 domain-containing protein: protein MAGFIPAIHVLLSGRKEDVDTRDICAKTRFALWPGHDDLRATRTSSSVLRSVLSSLPAAVISYLFSAVPAYADLKLCNRMSYVVEAAIGIDDKAATATRGWFRIDPAACRIVAQGTLTADRILLNARALGVYGSSPVPQSGNDTLCIAPDNFVIAAARQCRHGQTPAPFTQIHPTQTDDGNLVAYLAEDSEYDDEQARLAGIQRLLVIAGYDAAPIDGVDGPKTQAALAAFLKNRGLTADVVQSPKFFATMIEAVQSPSSTGLTWCNDTPHKIMAAVGTDDGKTLTSRGWYRIDPGKCLHPDVTGQPKQVFSFAEAVDGENRALRIKDRPLNWGGATQLCTRESKFEISDQSECGNRGLTVTGFAAVDMSGGGKTLRFAMPK, encoded by the coding sequence ATGGCCGGATTTATTCCGGCCATCCACGTCTTGCTTTCTGGCCGCAAGGAAGACGTGGATACCCGGGACATCTGCGCGAAGACGCGCTTCGCGCTTTGGCCCGGGCATGACGACCTTAGGGCCACGCGGACCTCTTCGTCGGTCCTGCGTTCTGTGCTGAGCTCGTTGCCCGCGGCAGTGATCTCCTACCTCTTCTCAGCCGTACCCGCCTACGCCGACCTGAAACTCTGCAACCGCATGAGCTATGTGGTCGAGGCCGCCATCGGCATCGACGACAAGGCCGCCACCGCGACCCGCGGCTGGTTCCGCATCGATCCGGCGGCGTGCCGCATCGTCGCACAGGGCACGCTGACCGCCGACCGCATCCTGCTCAATGCCCGCGCGCTCGGCGTTTACGGCTCCTCGCCGGTGCCGCAGAGCGGCAACGACACGCTGTGCATCGCACCCGACAATTTCGTCATTGCAGCGGCGCGCCAGTGCCGCCACGGACAGACGCCGGCGCCGTTTACCCAGATCCATCCGACGCAGACCGACGACGGCAATCTGGTCGCCTATCTCGCCGAAGACAGCGAATATGACGACGAGCAGGCGAGGCTCGCCGGCATCCAGCGGCTCCTGGTGATCGCGGGCTACGATGCGGCGCCGATCGACGGCGTCGACGGCCCGAAGACGCAAGCAGCGCTGGCGGCGTTCCTGAAGAACCGCGGGCTGACGGCCGATGTCGTGCAATCGCCGAAATTCTTTGCGACCATGATCGAGGCGGTGCAGTCGCCGTCTTCCACCGGGCTGACCTGGTGCAACGACACCCCGCACAAGATCATGGCTGCGGTCGGCACCGACGACGGCAAGACCTTGACCAGCCGCGGCTGGTACCGCATCGACCCCGGCAAGTGCCTGCATCCCGACGTGACGGGCCAGCCGAAGCAGGTCTTCAGTTTCGCCGAGGCCGTCGACGGCGAGAACCGCGCGCTCAGGATCAAGGACCGGCCGCTGAACTGGGGCGGCGCCACCCAGCTTTGCACGCGCGAGAGCAAGTTCGAGATCAGCGATCAAAGCGAGTGCGGCAACCGCGGGCTCACCGTGACCGGCTTTGCCGCCGTCGACATGAGCGGCGGCGGCAAGACCCTGCGCTTTGCGATGCCGAAATAA
- a CDS encoding pyrimidine 5'-nucleotidase — protein MRTPRPFTHIDTWVFDLDNTLYPHHVNLWQQVDARIGEFVSAWLKISAEEARVVQKDYYRRYGTTMRGMMTEHGVHADDYLAYVHRIDHSPLEPNPAMGAAIARLPGRKLILTNGSTDHADAVLQRLGIGEHFEAVFDIIAAELEPKPAPQTYRKFLRDHGVTPETSAMFEDLARNLAVPHQLGMTTVLVVPDGSQDVVREDWELEGRDAAHVDHVTDDLTGFLEKVGATR, from the coding sequence ATGAGAACGCCCCGCCCCTTCACCCATATCGACACCTGGGTGTTCGATCTCGACAACACGCTGTATCCGCATCACGTCAATCTGTGGCAGCAGGTCGATGCGCGGATCGGCGAGTTCGTCAGCGCCTGGCTGAAGATATCCGCCGAAGAAGCCCGCGTGGTCCAGAAGGATTATTACCGCCGCTACGGCACCACCATGCGCGGCATGATGACCGAACACGGCGTGCACGCCGACGACTACCTCGCCTATGTGCATCGAATAGACCATTCGCCGCTGGAGCCAAATCCGGCGATGGGCGCTGCGATCGCCAGACTCCCCGGGCGCAAGCTGATCCTGACCAACGGCTCGACCGACCATGCCGATGCGGTGCTGCAGCGGCTCGGCATCGGTGAACATTTCGAGGCGGTGTTCGACATCATCGCCGCCGAGCTGGAGCCGAAGCCGGCGCCGCAGACCTATCGGAAATTCCTCAGGGATCACGGGGTCACCCCCGAAACCTCGGCGATGTTCGAGGATCTGGCGCGCAACCTCGCGGTGCCGCACCAGCTCGGCATGACCACGGTGCTGGTGGTGCCCGACGGCAGCCAGGACGTGGTGCGCGAGGACTGGGAACTCGAAGGCCGCGATGCCGCCCATGTCGATCACGTCACGGATGATCTGACGGGGTTCTTGGAGAAGGTGGGCGCGACGCGGTAA
- the dapD gene encoding 2,3,4,5-tetrahydropyridine-2,6-dicarboxylate N-succinyltransferase, translating to MSLASLESTVNSAFEARDGVSTSTKGEVREAVDHALELLDKGEARVAEREASGKWKVNQWLKKAVLLSFRLNDMSAIPGGPGKASWWDKVPSKFEGWGENRFRDAGFRAVPGAIVRRSAFIARNVVLMPSFVNLGAYVDESTMIDTWSTVGSCAQIGKRVHISGGVGIGGVLEPLQAEPVIVEDDCFIGARSEVAEGVIVRRGAVLAMGVFLGASTKIVDRDTGETFIGEVPEYAVVVPGTLPARPLKNGQPGPSTACAVIVKRVDERTRAKTSINELLRD from the coding sequence ATGTCTCTCGCCTCCCTCGAATCCACCGTCAACTCCGCCTTCGAAGCCCGCGACGGCGTTTCGACGTCGACCAAGGGCGAAGTCCGCGAGGCCGTGGACCATGCGCTCGAACTGCTCGACAAGGGCGAGGCGCGCGTCGCCGAGCGCGAGGCCAGCGGCAAGTGGAAGGTCAATCAGTGGCTGAAAAAGGCGGTGCTGCTGTCGTTCCGCCTCAACGATATGAGCGCGATTCCCGGCGGCCCCGGCAAGGCGTCGTGGTGGGACAAGGTGCCGTCGAAATTCGAGGGCTGGGGCGAGAACCGGTTTCGCGACGCCGGCTTTCGCGCGGTGCCGGGCGCCATCGTGCGCCGTTCGGCCTTCATCGCCCGCAACGTGGTGCTGATGCCGTCCTTCGTCAATCTCGGCGCCTATGTCGATGAATCGACCATGATCGACACCTGGTCCACGGTCGGCTCTTGCGCCCAGATCGGCAAGCGCGTGCATATTTCCGGCGGCGTCGGCATCGGCGGCGTGCTGGAGCCGCTGCAGGCCGAGCCCGTGATCGTCGAGGACGACTGCTTCATCGGCGCGCGCTCGGAGGTCGCCGAAGGCGTGATCGTGCGCAGGGGCGCGGTGCTGGCGATGGGCGTGTTCCTCGGCGCCTCCACCAAGATCGTCGATCGCGACACCGGCGAGACCTTCATCGGCGAGGTGCCGGAATATGCCGTGGTGGTGCCCGGCACCCTGCCGGCCCGGCCGCTGAAGAACGGCCAGCCCGGCCCCTCCACCGCCTGCGCCGTGATCGTCAAGCGCGTCGATGAGCGCACCCGCGCCAAGACCAGCATCAATGAGCTGCTGCGGGACTAG
- the dapE gene encoding succinyl-diaminopimelate desuccinylase, translated as MTDALSIARDLVRCPSVTPADAGALGVLENILKAAGFTVHRVTFGEPGTADIDNLYARIGDSAPHITFAGHTDVVPPGDESAWSHGAFSGEVKDGLLYGRGAVDMKGGIACSVAAVLQYLADNGGKPQKNGGGSISFLITGDEEDISVNGTIKLLQWVAARGEKFDHCVLGEPSNVEVLGDCIKIGRRGSLHGMLYVDGIQGHVAYPHRASNPVPDISRLIVALSDEPLDHGSAQFQASNLEFTSVDVGNKAGNVIPGQARAKFNIRFNDLHTQETLRQLVEERLTKACGNRIRARIVWEPSNSNVFVTKPGPFTDLAVAAIEEVTGRKPELSTSGGTSDARFIASYCPVIEFGLVGQTMHQIDERTPVSDLEKLTKIYRGVLDRYFG; from the coding sequence ATGACCGATGCTCTCTCCATCGCCCGCGACCTCGTCCGCTGCCCCTCGGTAACCCCCGCCGATGCCGGCGCGCTCGGCGTTCTCGAAAACATCCTGAAAGCCGCCGGCTTTACGGTGCATCGCGTCACCTTCGGCGAGCCCGGCACCGCCGATATCGACAATCTCTATGCCCGGATCGGCGACTCCGCGCCGCACATCACCTTCGCCGGGCATACCGACGTGGTGCCGCCGGGCGACGAGAGCGCCTGGAGCCATGGCGCGTTCTCGGGCGAGGTCAAGGACGGCCTGCTATACGGCCGCGGCGCGGTCGACATGAAGGGCGGCATCGCCTGCAGCGTCGCGGCGGTGCTGCAATATCTCGCCGACAATGGCGGCAAGCCGCAAAAAAATGGCGGTGGTTCGATCTCGTTTTTGATCACCGGCGACGAGGAAGACATTTCCGTCAACGGCACCATCAAGCTCTTGCAATGGGTGGCGGCGCGCGGCGAGAAATTCGACCATTGCGTGCTCGGCGAACCCTCCAACGTCGAGGTGCTGGGGGACTGCATCAAGATCGGCCGCCGCGGCTCATTGCATGGCATGCTTTACGTCGATGGCATCCAGGGCCACGTCGCCTATCCGCATCGCGCGTCCAACCCGGTGCCGGATATTTCGCGATTGATCGTGGCGCTGAGCGACGAGCCGCTCGATCACGGCAGCGCGCAATTCCAGGCCTCGAACCTCGAATTCACCTCCGTCGACGTCGGCAACAAGGCCGGCAACGTGATCCCCGGCCAGGCACGGGCGAAGTTCAACATCCGCTTCAACGATCTCCACACCCAGGAAACGCTGCGGCAGCTGGTCGAGGAGCGCCTGACCAAGGCCTGCGGCAACCGCATCCGCGCCCGGATCGTTTGGGAGCCCTCCAATTCCAACGTGTTCGTGACCAAGCCCGGCCCCTTCACCGATCTCGCGGTCGCCGCGATCGAGGAAGTCACCGGCCGCAAGCCGGAATTGAGCACGAGCGGCGGCACCTCGGACGCGCGCTTCATCGCCAGCTATTGCCCGGTCATCGAGTTCGGCCTGGTCGGCCAGACCATGCACCAGATCGACGAGCGCACGCCGGTGTCCGACCTGGAGAAGCTGACGAAGATTTATCGCGGCGTGCTGGATAGGTATTTCGGGTGA
- the truA gene encoding tRNA pseudouridine(38-40) synthase TruA — MPRYKLIIEYDGSPFCGWQLQENGASVQGALEDAVKAICGEQVRVHGAGRTDAGVHALGQVAHCDIAKHFVPGRFRDGLNAHLRPHPIGVLSAEVVPDTFEARFSAKKRHYLYRISNRRANLALDIGKVWRLPRPLDADAMHEAAQRLVGKFDFTTFRDTECQARSPEKTLDQLDVIRDGDAVNIVTSARSFLHSQVRSMVGSLVWVGEGRWNADDLQKALDARSRAACGPVAPPDGLYLVRVEY; from the coding sequence ATGCCCCGCTACAAACTCATCATCGAATATGACGGCAGCCCGTTCTGCGGCTGGCAGCTGCAGGAAAACGGCGCTTCCGTGCAGGGCGCGCTGGAAGACGCGGTGAAAGCGATCTGTGGCGAGCAGGTCCGCGTGCACGGCGCCGGACGCACCGATGCCGGGGTGCATGCGCTGGGACAGGTCGCGCATTGCGACATCGCGAAACACTTCGTGCCGGGCCGTTTTCGCGACGGGCTGAATGCGCATTTGCGGCCGCATCCGATCGGCGTGCTCAGTGCGGAGGTCGTGCCCGACACGTTCGAGGCGCGGTTCTCGGCGAAGAAGCGCCATTACCTCTACCGGATTTCGAATCGCCGCGCCAATCTCGCGCTCGACATCGGCAAGGTCTGGCGGCTGCCGCGGCCGCTCGATGCGGACGCGATGCATGAGGCCGCGCAGCGGCTGGTCGGCAAGTTCGACTTCACCACGTTTCGCGACACCGAATGCCAGGCCAGGTCGCCGGAGAAAACGCTCGACCAGCTCGACGTCATCAGGGACGGCGACGCCGTCAACATCGTCACCTCGGCGCGCTCGTTCCTGCACAGCCAGGTGCGCTCGATGGTGGGATCGCTGGTCTGGGTCGGCGAGGGCCGCTGGAATGCCGACGATCTGCAGAAGGCGCTCGACGCCCGCAGCCGCGCCGCCTGCGGCCCGGTCGCGCCGCCCGATGGGCTCTATCTGGTGCGGGTGGAGTATTAG
- the fmt gene encoding methionyl-tRNA formyltransferase, with product MPLRLIFMGTPDFAVPTLLELVAHGHEIAAVYTRAAKPAGRGMKLQPTPVEQEARRLGIPVLTPATLKTPEALEEFRAHNADAAVVVAYGMILPQAILDAPPLGCFNLHASLLPRWRGAAPINRAIMAGDAETGVMVMKMDVGLDTGDVAMAERLAITDAMTAADLHDALAQLGADLMVRAMGALERGKLQLTKQSADGVTYAAKVEKAEARIDWNRPAREVLRHIHGLSPFPGAWCEMALDGEQVRVKILRCEPADGSGEPGDLLDDRLAIACRDGAIRILELQRAGKAPMKADVFLRGTPLKPPMRLA from the coding sequence ATGCCTCTCCGCTTGATCTTCATGGGCACGCCCGATTTCGCGGTGCCGACGCTGCTGGAACTGGTGGCCCATGGCCACGAGATCGCGGCCGTCTACACCCGCGCGGCAAAGCCTGCCGGGCGCGGCATGAAGCTGCAGCCGACCCCGGTCGAGCAGGAAGCGCGGCGGCTCGGCATTCCCGTGTTGACGCCTGCGACCTTGAAGACACCGGAGGCGCTGGAGGAATTTCGCGCGCACAACGCCGACGCGGCCGTGGTCGTCGCCTATGGCATGATCCTGCCGCAGGCCATTCTCGACGCCCCACCGCTTGGCTGCTTCAACCTGCATGCCTCGCTGCTGCCGCGCTGGCGCGGCGCGGCGCCGATCAACCGCGCCATCATGGCCGGCGATGCCGAGACTGGCGTGATGGTGATGAAGATGGATGTCGGCCTCGATACCGGCGATGTCGCGATGGCCGAGCGGCTGGCGATCACGGATGCGATGACGGCGGCCGACCTGCACGACGCGCTGGCGCAGCTCGGCGCTGATTTGATGGTGCGCGCGATGGGCGCGCTGGAACGCGGCAAGCTGCAGCTCACAAAGCAAAGCGCCGACGGCGTCACCTACGCCGCCAAGGTCGAAAAGGCCGAGGCGCGGATCGACTGGAACAGGCCGGCACGCGAAGTGCTGCGGCACATTCATGGGCTGTCGCCGTTTCCCGGCGCGTGGTGCGAGATGGCGCTCGACGGCGAGCAGGTGCGCGTGAAGATCCTGCGTTGCGAACCGGCTGATGGTTCCGGCGAGCCGGGCGATCTGCTCGACGATCGCCTCGCGATAGCTTGCCGGGATGGCGCAATCCGGATTCTCGAATTGCAGCGCGCCGGCAAGGCGCCGATGAAGGCGGACGTCTTCCTGCGCGGCACCCCGCTGAAGCCGCCGATGCGGCTTGCCTGA
- the def gene encoding peptide deformylase — MALREIIILPDKQLRLVSRPVEKVTTEIRKLADDMFETMYDAPGIGLAAIQVAQPLRLITMDLAKKSEEGETKPLPRVFINPEILSSSEEMSVYEEGCLSIPEYYEEVERPAQVRIRFTDLDGKVHEEDAEGLFATCIQHEIDHLNGVLFVDYLSKLKRDRVLKKFTKAAKRAAE, encoded by the coding sequence ATGGCACTCAGAGAAATCATCATCCTGCCGGACAAGCAGTTGCGGCTCGTCTCCAGGCCCGTCGAGAAGGTGACGACGGAAATCCGCAAGCTCGCCGACGACATGTTCGAGACCATGTATGACGCGCCCGGCATCGGGCTCGCGGCGATCCAGGTCGCCCAGCCGCTGCGGCTGATCACCATGGACCTCGCCAAGAAGAGCGAGGAGGGCGAGACCAAGCCGCTGCCGCGCGTATTCATCAATCCGGAGATACTGTCGTCGTCGGAAGAGATGTCGGTCTACGAGGAAGGCTGCCTGTCGATCCCTGAATATTACGAGGAGGTCGAGCGGCCGGCGCAGGTGCGCATCCGCTTCACCGATCTCGACGGCAAGGTGCATGAGGAAGACGCCGAGGGCCTGTTCGCCACCTGCATCCAGCACGAGATCGATCATCTCAACGGCGTGCTGTTCGTGGACTATCTGTCGAAGCTGAAACGCGACCGCGTGCTCAAGAAGTTTACCAAGGCCGCGAAGAGGGCGGCGGAGTAG
- a CDS encoding DNA recombination protein RmuC: MNEILLIIGDVPVRTGDALIGFGALALLLLLTIAIVIARSGRRGAELAMAQAIRADELEERLSEMMRAQSEATGRVDAMGQALAGRQAEMARAVSERLDSVTHRVGQSMEQTTRNTMDSLRVLHERLGIIDNAHKNLTDLTSQVTTLRDVLANKQSRGAFGQARMEAIVQDGMPKGAYEFQYTLSSGKRPDCVVFLPDQRPLCIDAKFPLEAMTALHDARSDEERKFATQRLRADVMKHVSDIAEKYLIAGETQDTALMFVPSESVYAEIHDGFDDVIQKAYRARVVLVSPSLLMLAIQVMQQILKDARMRDAADQIRTEVLNLGDDLNRLRDRVLKLQKHFGDVNEDVRQILISADKIEKRAGRIEELDFSKTEAPIEPAGIVKPGAPELFPLARKLQAGE, translated from the coding sequence ATGAACGAGATTCTTTTGATCATTGGCGACGTCCCGGTCCGCACCGGCGACGCGCTGATCGGGTTCGGCGCGCTGGCGCTGCTGCTGCTCCTCACCATCGCCATCGTGATCGCGCGGTCGGGCAGGCGCGGCGCGGAACTGGCGATGGCGCAGGCCATCCGCGCCGACGAGCTGGAAGAGCGCTTGAGTGAAATGATGCGCGCCCAGAGCGAGGCCACCGGCCGCGTCGACGCCATGGGCCAGGCGCTGGCCGGCCGCCAGGCCGAGATGGCGCGCGCGGTCAGCGAACGGCTCGATTCGGTCACCCATCGCGTCGGCCAATCGATGGAACAGACCACGCGCAACACCATGGACTCCCTGCGTGTGCTGCATGAGCGGCTCGGCATCATCGACAATGCGCATAAAAATCTCACCGACCTGACCTCGCAGGTGACGACGCTGCGCGACGTGCTCGCCAACAAGCAGTCGCGCGGCGCGTTCGGCCAGGCGCGGATGGAAGCCATCGTCCAAGACGGCATGCCGAAGGGTGCTTACGAATTCCAGTACACGCTGTCCTCCGGCAAGCGGCCGGATTGCGTGGTGTTCCTGCCGGATCAGCGGCCGCTCTGCATCGACGCCAAGTTCCCGCTGGAAGCGATGACCGCGCTGCACGACGCGCGCAGCGACGAGGAACGGAAATTCGCCACGCAGAGATTGCGCGCCGACGTGATGAAGCATGTCAGCGACATCGCCGAGAAATACCTGATCGCGGGCGAGACCCAGGATACCGCGCTGATGTTCGTGCCGTCGGAATCGGTTTATGCCGAAATCCACGACGGTTTCGACGACGTGATTCAGAAGGCCTATCGCGCCCGCGTCGTGCTGGTGTCGCCGTCGCTGTTGATGCTGGCGATCCAGGTGATGCAGCAGATCCTCAAAGACGCGCGGATGCGCGATGCCGCCGACCAGATCCGCACCGAGGTACTCAACCTCGGCGACGATCTCAATCGCCTCCGCGACCGCGTGCTGAAGCTGCAAAAGCATTTCGGCGACGTCAACGAGGACGTCCGCCAGATCCTGATCTCCGCCGACAAGATCGAAAAGCGCGCAGGCCGGATCGAGGAACTCGATTTCAGCAAGACCGAAGCGCCCATCGAGCCCGCAGGCATCGTCAAGCCGGGCGCGCCCGAGCTGTTTCCCTTAGCCCGCAAGCTGCAGGCGGGGGAATAA
- a CDS encoding AmpG family muropeptide MFS transporter gives MTSTPEAAKPPSAPAAPRASWREGWEVYLQRRVLIVLLLGFSSGLPLALSGSTLLVWMREAGVDLGTIGLFALVGTPYTLKFLWAPLVDALHVPVFTRAFGRRRGWLVFSQVLLIGAILLLALTDPARSPLFVALGALLVATMSSTQDIVVDAFRVESLPESEQAAGMASYVAAYRIGMLVSTAGVLFLVSAFESTGIGRSSAWMWGYVVMAAMVLIGTVTALAATEPGQSARAEAATRGEAALSRVMHAAAGAFSEFLVRKYAWAALAFVVLFKFTDAFSGTMTAPFVIDLGFTRNDYAAIVKGVGLAATLIGGFAGGYVARRYPLAASLWIGGVLQAVANLSFSWLAYVGVNQWALAFAISAENFTSAIGTVIFVAYLSALCKNPLHTATQYALLTALAAVGRTYLSSGAGYVAKATGWPLFFAICVVVAVPSLILLAWLQRRGHFDELGPVKV, from the coding sequence ATGACATCCACACCCGAAGCTGCCAAACCGCCATCCGCCCCCGCCGCGCCCCGCGCCTCCTGGCGCGAAGGGTGGGAGGTCTATCTACAGCGGCGGGTCTTGATCGTGCTGCTGCTCGGCTTTTCCTCCGGCCTGCCGCTGGCGCTGTCGGGATCGACGCTGCTGGTGTGGATGCGCGAGGCCGGCGTCGATCTCGGCACCATCGGGCTGTTCGCGCTGGTCGGCACGCCCTACACGCTGAAGTTCTTGTGGGCGCCGCTGGTCGACGCGCTGCATGTGCCGGTCTTCACCCGCGCCTTCGGACGTCGCCGCGGCTGGCTGGTGTTCTCGCAGGTGCTGCTGATCGGCGCGATCTTGCTGCTGGCGCTGACCGATCCGGCGCGCTCGCCGCTGTTCGTGGCGCTCGGCGCGCTGCTGGTCGCCACAATGTCGTCGACCCAGGACATCGTGGTCGATGCGTTCCGCGTCGAAAGCCTGCCCGAGAGCGAACAGGCCGCCGGCATGGCTTCCTACGTCGCGGCTTATCGCATCGGCATGCTGGTCTCGACCGCAGGCGTGCTGTTCCTGGTGAGCGCGTTCGAATCAACCGGCATCGGCCGCTCTTCGGCGTGGATGTGGGGCTATGTCGTCATGGCAGCGATGGTGCTGATCGGCACCGTCACAGCCCTTGCCGCCACCGAGCCCGGGCAATCGGCGCGCGCGGAGGCCGCGACCCGCGGCGAGGCCGCGTTGTCGCGCGTCATGCATGCGGCCGCCGGGGCGTTCTCCGAATTTCTGGTCCGCAAATATGCCTGGGCGGCGCTGGCCTTCGTGGTGCTGTTCAAATTTACCGACGCCTTTTCCGGCACCATGACCGCGCCGTTCGTGATCGACCTCGGCTTCACCCGCAACGACTACGCCGCCATCGTCAAGGGCGTTGGGCTGGCCGCGACCCTGATCGGCGGCTTTGCCGGCGGCTATGTGGCGCGGCGCTATCCGCTGGCCGCCAGCCTGTGGATCGGCGGCGTGCTGCAGGCGGTCGCCAACCTGTCGTTCTCCTGGCTCGCCTATGTCGGCGTCAATCAATGGGCGCTGGCGTTCGCGATCTCGGCGGAGAATTTCACCAGCGCGATCGGCACCGTGATCTTCGTCGCCTACCTGTCGGCGCTGTGCAAGAACCCGCTGCACACCGCGACGCAGTATGCGCTGCTCACTGCGCTGGCCGCGGTGGGCCGCACCTATCTGTCGTCAGGCGCGGGCTATGTGGCGAAGGCGACCGGCTGGCCGCTGTTCTTTGCGATCTGCGTCGTGGTCGCGGTGCCGAGCCTGATCCTGCTGGCCTGGCTGCAGCGGCGCGGGCATTTCGATGAGCTGGGTCCGGTGAAGGTCTAA
- the recR gene encoding recombination mediator RecR, whose product MSSAVAGPEIERLIQLLARLPGLGPRSARRAALHLIKKREALMTPLAGALQVAIEKIQVCKTCGNIDTQNPCTVCTDPRRDPSIIVVVADVADLWALERAHATNGFYHVLGATLSPLDGVGPQDLTIDALVARAHDPRVTEIILALNATVDGQTTAHYITDLLQEANVKVTRLAHGVPVGGELDYLDEGTLSAAMRQRTLF is encoded by the coding sequence ATGTCTTCCGCGGTTGCCGGTCCCGAAATCGAACGCCTGATCCAGCTGCTGGCGCGGCTGCCGGGGCTCGGCCCGCGTTCGGCGCGGCGCGCGGCGCTGCATCTGATAAAGAAGCGCGAGGCGCTGATGACGCCGCTTGCGGGCGCGCTGCAGGTGGCGATCGAAAAGATCCAGGTCTGCAAGACCTGCGGCAATATCGATACGCAAAATCCCTGCACGGTGTGCACCGATCCGCGGCGCGATCCCTCGATCATCGTCGTGGTCGCCGACGTCGCCGATCTCTGGGCGCTGGAACGCGCGCATGCCACTAATGGTTTCTATCACGTGCTGGGCGCGACGCTGTCGCCGCTGGACGGCGTCGGCCCGCAGGACCTCACCATCGACGCGCTGGTGGCGCGCGCCCACGACCCGCGGGTGACGGAAATCATTCTGGCATTGAATGCGACAGTGGACGGCCAGACCACCGCGCATTACATCACCGACCTCCTGCAGGAGGCGAACGTCAAGGTGACGAGGTTGGCCCACGGCGTGCCGGTGGGTGGCGAACTCGATTACCTCGACGAAGGCACGCTGTCCGCAGCCATGCGGCAGCGTACGTTGTTCTAG
- a CDS encoding YbaB/EbfC family nucleoid-associated protein: MADFLGMMKQAAQLQSKMQAMQEELGNVEVEGISGGGLVTVRMTAKMQVKAVKIDPSLMKADEREILEDLLVTAHNDAQRKAEAAMQEKMQALTGGLGLPPGLGLG, translated from the coding sequence ATGGCTGATTTCCTCGGCATGATGAAACAGGCAGCCCAGCTGCAATCGAAGATGCAGGCGATGCAGGAAGAACTCGGCAATGTCGAGGTCGAGGGCATTTCCGGCGGCGGGCTGGTAACCGTGCGCATGACCGCGAAGATGCAGGTGAAGGCGGTCAAGATCGATCCCTCGCTGATGAAGGCGGACGAGCGCGAAATCCTCGAAGACCTGCTGGTGACCGCACACAACGACGCGCAGCGCAAGGCGGAAGCCGCGATGCAGGAGAAGATGCAGGCGCTGACCGGCGGGCTCGGGCTGCCGCCCGGATTGGGTCTCGGCTAG